In Myxococcales bacterium, the DNA window GAGCTTCTTCAGGAGCAGCTCTTCCAGGGCAAAGAGCGCCCTTTCACCGGGGCCACGGCCTTCTCGATAGGCGCGCCGAACGTCGACCAGGGCGCGGTCGAGCTCCGGGTCGAGCCCCCGAGGTGGGATCGACGTCATGGCGACGATGCGAAGGTCCGTATGTTGCGAAGCGTCCATCGTTCTCACTCAGAGGGTGACGACGGACGCACCCATCGCCAGGTCGACGATGTGAGCGAGCCCGCACAGCTCGGCCCCGGGCACCAGCTTCTGATCGGTGGCGATGGAGCAGTAGAACTCGTTGCAAGGGCTACACAGCATCAGCTTGCCTCCCCCTTCGAAGAACTGGCCCATGTACTCGGAGCGGCTCGAAACCTTCGATGTGGACCTTCCCCACACCGCTCGGGCGCGACCAGAAAGCACCACCCATGGTCAGGTAGATCGTGGTGTCGACGCCGGAGATCAAGGCCGATACGCCCATGGCAAAGGCGAGCGTCGCGCGGTTGCCCCGGTCTTCGGGGCCGGTGGTGAGGATGATCAGCATCTTGTCGGACATGCTCAGGCCTTTCGGATGGTTGCGACGAGACGATCCGGTTCTTCTCGCAGCTCGACTAGCTCGTTGCCGGTGCGGCGACACCACGCCTGAATGTCCAGGCGAAACGCCGGGTCGTCAGCCATCACCTGCAAGACCTCGCCGCTCGGCACGTCCTTGATCTGTTTGTGCACCTCGAACAGCGGCTTCGGGCACTTCATCCCCAGGGTCATCAGCACTCGCTCGGTCATTCGCGGCTCCATTTCAAATGAACAGAGTGGTCCGGCTGCGTGACGCGCGTTCCATGAAACCCGCGACGCCACACGCCGCGAGGCCGGGGTAGTCGGCGAGGTCAGCCATGGTCAT includes these proteins:
- a CDS encoding sulfurtransferase TusA family protein, with the translated sequence MTLGMKCPKPLFEVHKQIKDVPSGEVLQVMADDPAFRLDIQAWCRRTGNELVELREEPDRLVATIRKA